Proteins from one Streptococcus mitis B6 genomic window:
- a CDS encoding S66 family peptidase, translating to MISTIGIVSLSSGIIGEDFVKHEVDLGVQRLKDLGVNPIFLPHSLKGLDFIKDHPEARAEDLIHAFSDDSIDIILCAIGGDDIYRLLPYLFENDQLQKVIKQKIFLGFSDTTMNHLMLHTLGIKTFYGQSFLADICELDKEMLPYSLHYFKELIETGRISEIRPSDVWYEERTDFSPKALGTPRVSHANTDFELLQGNAQFEGKILGGCLESLYDIFDNSRYADSTELCQQYKLFPDLSDWEGKILLLETSEEKPEPEDFKKMLRTLKDTGIFEAISGLLVGKPMDETFYDDYKEALLDIIDSNIPIIYNLNVGHATPRAIVPFGVHAYVDAQEQVIRFDYNK from the coding sequence ATAATTTCTACTATTGGTATTGTTAGTTTATCTAGTGGCATTATCGGAGAGGACTTTGTCAAACACGAAGTGGATTTGGGTGTCCAACGTCTCAAGGACCTGGGAGTCAATCCTATCTTTTTGCCCCATTCGTTAAAAGGATTAGACTTTATCAAGGACCATCCTGAAGCTCGTGCAGAGGATTTGATTCATGCCTTTTCTGATGATAGCATCGACATAATCCTATGCGCCATCGGTGGAGACGATATCTATCGCTTACTACCTTATCTTTTTGAAAATGATCAACTACAGAAAGTTATCAAACAAAAGATTTTTCTTGGCTTCTCAGATACAACCATGAACCATCTCATGTTGCATACACTAGGAATCAAGACTTTTTATGGTCAATCCTTCTTAGCAGACATTTGTGAGTTAGACAAAGAAATGTTGCCATATAGCCTTCACTACTTTAAAGAATTGATTGAGACGGGAAGAATCTCAGAAATCCGCCCTAGTGACGTCTGGTATGAGGAACGAACTGACTTCAGTCCCAAGGCTCTGGGAACACCTCGTGTCAGTCATGCAAATACCGATTTTGAGTTGTTGCAAGGAAATGCCCAATTCGAGGGAAAAATCCTCGGTGGTTGCCTCGAATCCCTCTATGATATCTTTGACAATTCTCGATACGCAGATAGCACGGAGCTCTGCCAACAATACAAACTTTTCCCTGACTTATCAGACTGGGAAGGAAAAATCCTCTTGCTAGAAACAAGCGAAGAAAAGCCTGAACCAGAAGACTTCAAAAAGATGTTGCGGACTTTAAAGGACACTGGCATATTTGAGGCCATCAGTGGACTCCTGGTCGGAAAACCTATGGATGAAACTTTCTATGACGACTATAAAGAGGCACTATTGGATATTATTGACAGCAATATCCCGATTATCTATAATCTAAATGTCGGCCACGCAACTCCAAGAGCCATTGTTCCCTTCGGAGTCCACGCCTATGTAGATGCACAGGAACAAGTCATTCGCTTTGACTATAACAAATAA
- a CDS encoding DNA-3-methyladenine glycosylase I, producing the protein MTKRCSWVKMTNPLYIAYHDEEWGQPLHDDQALFELLCMETYQAGLSWETVLNKRQAFREAFHDYQIQAVAEMTDTELEALLDNPAIIRNRAKIFATRANAQAFLRLQEDSGSFDAYLWSFVEGKTIVNDVPDYRQAPAKTALSEKLSKDLKKRGFKFTGPVAVLSFLQAAGLVDDHENDCEWKSRN; encoded by the coding sequence ATGACAAAACGTTGTTCGTGGGTCAAGATGACCAATCCGCTCTACATCGCCTATCATGATGAGGAGTGGGGCCAACCTCTCCATGATGACCAAGCATTGTTTGAGTTGTTGTGTATGGAAACCTATCAGGCAGGCCTGTCTTGGGAAACGGTACTAAACAAACGCCAGGCTTTCCGAGAAGCCTTTCATGACTATCAAATTCAAGCAGTCGCAGAGATGACCGACACCGAATTGGAAGCCTTGCTGGATAATCCAGCCATTATCCGAAATCGAGCGAAAATTTTTGCTACACGCGCTAACGCCCAAGCCTTTCTACGACTACAGGAAGACTCTGGCTCTTTTGATGCCTATCTTTGGTCTTTTGTTGAGGGGAAAACGATCGTTAACGATGTTCCCGATTACCGCCAAGCCCCAGCTAAAACCGCTTTGTCTGAGAAATTATCCAAAGATCTCAAAAAACGAGGCTTTAAGTTCACTGGGCCAGTTGCTGTATTGTCTTTTCTACAGGCTGCAGGTCTGGTTGATGACCACGAGAATGATTGTGAGTGGAAAAGCAGGAATTAG
- a CDS encoding DUF1129 domain-containing protein, which yields MSQINLQKLTKKNQEFVHIATQQFIKDGKTDAEIKAIFEEVIPQILEEQAKGTTARSLYGAPTHWAHSFTVKEQYEKEHPKENDDPKLMIMDSALFITSLFALVSAITTFFAADQAFGYGLITLLLVGLVGGFAFYLMYYFVYQYYGPDMDRSQRPPFWKSVLVILASMFLWLLVFFATSFLPASLNPVLAPLPLAIIGAALLALRFYLKKRLNIRSASAGPTRY from the coding sequence ATGTCTCAGATTAATCTACAAAAATTAACTAAGAAAAACCAAGAGTTTGTCCACATTGCTACCCAACAATTCATCAAAGATGGAAAAACAGATGCTGAAATCAAGGCTATTTTTGAGGAAGTTATTCCCCAAATCCTTGAGGAGCAAGCCAAGGGTACGACTGCTCGTTCCCTTTATGGCGCACCGACCCATTGGGCTCATAGTTTCACTGTCAAGGAACAATATGAAAAAGAGCATCCAAAAGAAAATGATGATCCAAAACTCATGATTATGGACTCAGCTCTTTTCATCACTAGCCTCTTTGCCCTTGTCAGCGCCATCACAACTTTCTTTGCGGCAGATCAAGCTTTCGGCTATGGATTGATTACTCTTCTATTAGTTGGACTGGTTGGGGGATTTGCCTTCTACTTGATGTACTACTTTGTTTACCAATACTATGGACCAGATATGGACCGCAGTCAACGTCCACCTTTCTGGAAATCTGTACTAGTTATCCTAGCTTCTATGTTCCTTTGGTTGCTTGTCTTCTTTGCAACAAGCTTCCTACCAGCTAGCCTTAACCCAGTACTTGCTCCATTGCCACTAGCTATTATCGGAGCAGCCCTCCTAGCCCTTCGCTTCTATCTCAAGAAACGCTTGAACATCCGCAGCGCAAGTGCAGGACCAACACGTTATTAA
- a CDS encoding magnesium transporter CorA family protein: protein MKQVFLSTTTEFKEIDTLEPGTWINLVNPTQNESLEIANAFDIDIADLRAPLDAEEMSRITIEDEYTLIIVDVPVTEERNNRTYYVTIPLGIIITEETIITTCLEPLPVLDVFINRRLRNFYTFMRSRFIFQILYRNAELYLTALRSIDRKSEQIESQLHQSTRNEELIELMELEKTIVYFKASLKTNERVIKKLTSSTSNIKKYLEDEDLLEDTLIETQQAIEMADIYGNVLHSMTETFASIISNNQNNIMKTLALVTIVMSIPTMVFSAYGMNFKDNEIPLNGEPNAFWLIVFIAFAMSVSLTLYLIHKKWF from the coding sequence ATGAAACAAGTTTTTCTCTCTACAACAACTGAATTTAAAGAGATCGATACGCTTGAACCGGGTACTTGGATCAATCTCGTTAATCCGACTCAAAATGAATCACTCGAAATCGCCAATGCCTTCGACATTGATATCGCCGACCTTCGAGCACCACTCGATGCGGAAGAAATGTCTCGTATTACGATTGAAGACGAGTACACCCTGATTATCGTTGACGTGCCGGTCACAGAAGAAAGAAATAACCGCACCTACTACGTAACCATCCCGCTTGGTATTATCATCACAGAGGAAACAATTATCACTACTTGTTTGGAACCATTACCGGTCCTCGATGTCTTTATCAACCGTCGTTTGCGTAATTTCTATACATTCATGCGCTCACGTTTTATCTTCCAGATTCTTTATCGCAATGCAGAGCTTTACCTAACAGCCCTGCGTTCGATTGACCGTAAGAGTGAACAAATCGAAAGTCAACTGCATCAATCAACTCGTAATGAAGAATTGATTGAACTCATGGAATTGGAAAAAACCATCGTCTATTTCAAGGCTTCCCTCAAAACAAATGAGCGTGTGATTAAGAAATTGACCAGCTCAACCAGCAATATCAAGAAGTACCTTGAGGACGAAGACCTGCTTGAAGATACCTTGATTGAAACCCAACAGGCCATCGAGATGGCAGATATTTATGGAAACGTCTTGCACTCTATGACGGAGACCTTTGCCTCTATCATTTCCAACAATCAGAACAACATCATGAAAACCTTGGCCCTTGTGACCATCGTCATGTCCATCCCAACCATGGTCTTCTCTGCCTACGGGATGAACTTTAAGGATAATGAAATCCCCCTAAATGGCGAGCCAAATGCCTTCTGGTTAATAGTCTTTATCGCCTTTGCTATGAGTGTCTCGCTCACTCTCTATCTCATCCATAAAAAATGGTTCTAA
- the uvrA gene encoding excinuclease ABC subunit UvrA, translated as MQDKIVIHGARAHNLKNIDVEIPRDKLVVVTGLSGSGKSSLAFDTLYAEGQRRYVESLSAYARQFLGNMEKPDVDAIDGLSPAISIDQKTTSKNPRSTVGTTTEINDYLRLLYARVGTPYCINGHGAIKASSVEQIVDKVLELPERQRLQILAPVIRKKKGQHKSVVEKVQKDGYVRVRVDGEVYDVTEVPELSKSKQHNIDVVVDRIVIKEGIRSRLFDSIEAALRIAEGYVIIDTMDNSELLFSEHYACPVCGFTVPELEPRLFSFNAPFGSCSECDGLGIKLEVDTDLVVPDASKTLREGALAPWNPISSNYYPNMLEQAMTAFGVDMDKPFEDLSEEDKNLILYGSDGKEFHFHYENEFGGVRDIDIPFEGVVTNIKRRYHETNSDYTRTQMRLYMNELTCGTCHGYRLNDQALSVRVGGEQGPHIGEISDLSIADHLELVSQLTLSENEAIIARPILKEIKDRLTFLNNVGLNYLTLSRSAGTLSGGESQRIRLATQIGSNLSGVLYILDEPSIGLHQRDNDRLIASLKKMRDLGNTLIVVEHDEDTMREADYLIDVGPGAGVFGGEIVAAGTPKQVARNSKSITGQYLSGKRAIPVPTERRVGNGRFIEVIGARENNLQNITARFPLGKFIAVTGVSGSGKSTLINGILKKAIAQKLNRNSDKPGKFKTITGIEHVDRLIDIDQSPIGRTPRSNPATYTGVFDDIRDLFAQTNEAKIRGYKKGRFSFNVKGGRCEACSGDGIIKIEMHFLPDVYVACEVCHGTRYNSETLEVHYKEKNISQILDMTVNDAVEFFQHIPKIQRKLQTIKDVGLGYVTLGQPATTLSGGEAQRMKLASELHKRSTGKSFYILDEPTTGLHTEDIARLLKVLARFVDDGNTVLVIEHNLDVIKTADHIIDLGPEGGVGGGTIIATGTPEEVAANEASYTGHYLKGKLHHE; from the coding sequence ATGCAAGATAAAATTGTCATTCATGGGGCGCGTGCCCATAATTTAAAAAATATTGATGTGGAGATTCCACGAGACAAGTTGGTTGTTGTAACCGGCTTGTCAGGTTCAGGGAAATCCAGTCTGGCCTTTGACACCCTCTATGCTGAGGGACAACGTCGCTATGTAGAGAGTTTGTCAGCCTATGCTCGTCAATTCTTGGGGAATATGGAGAAGCCAGATGTAGATGCCATTGATGGCCTCAGTCCAGCTATTTCTATCGACCAGAAAACGACTAGCAAAAACCCTCGCTCGACGGTTGGAACAACGACTGAAATCAATGACTATCTGCGTCTCCTCTACGCGCGTGTGGGGACGCCTTACTGTATCAACGGGCACGGGGCTATCAAGGCTTCTTCTGTAGAGCAAATCGTGGATAAGGTCTTGGAATTGCCAGAACGCCAGCGCCTGCAAATCTTGGCCCCTGTCATCCGCAAGAAAAAAGGCCAACATAAGAGTGTTGTCGAGAAGGTTCAGAAAGATGGGTATGTCCGTGTCCGTGTGGATGGGGAAGTATATGATGTGACCGAAGTGCCAGAGTTGTCTAAGAGCAAGCAACACAATATTGATGTCGTGGTTGACCGTATTGTTATCAAGGAGGGTATCCGTAGTCGTCTCTTTGATTCTATTGAGGCTGCCCTTCGTATTGCAGAAGGTTATGTCATTATCGACACTATGGACAATTCTGAGTTACTCTTTTCTGAGCATTATGCCTGTCCAGTTTGTGGCTTTACTGTTCCAGAGTTAGAGCCACGTCTCTTCTCATTCAATGCTCCTTTTGGTTCTTGTAGTGAGTGTGACGGTTTGGGCATCAAGTTGGAGGTGGATACTGATTTGGTAGTGCCAGACGCCAGCAAGACCTTACGTGAGGGAGCGCTAGCACCTTGGAATCCTATCTCATCCAACTACTATCCAAACATGCTAGAGCAGGCTATGACAGCTTTTGGAGTGGATATGGATAAGCCTTTTGAGGACTTGTCAGAAGAAGATAAGAACTTGATTCTCTATGGATCAGATGGTAAGGAATTCCATTTCCACTATGAGAATGAATTTGGTGGCGTGCGCGATATCGATATTCCTTTTGAGGGAGTTGTCACTAATATCAAGCGTCGCTATCATGAAACTAATAGTGATTACACACGCACTCAAATGCGCCTCTATATGAATGAATTGACCTGCGGAACTTGTCACGGATATCGTCTCAATGACCAGGCCTTGTCTGTCCGTGTGGGTGGAGAGCAAGGGCCACATATCGGAGAAATTTCAGACCTGTCTATCGCAGACCACTTGGAATTAGTCAGTCAGTTGACTCTTTCTGAAAATGAAGCCATCATCGCTCGTCCCATTCTCAAGGAAATCAAGGATCGTTTGACCTTCCTTAATAACGTGGGTCTTAACTATCTGACTCTGTCTCGTTCAGCAGGAACCCTTTCAGGTGGGGAAAGTCAGCGTATTCGCTTGGCAACCCAGATTGGTTCTAACCTATCAGGTGTCCTTTATATACTAGACGAGCCGTCAATCGGTCTCCACCAGAGGGACAATGATCGTTTGATTGCCAGTCTCAAAAAGATGCGTGATTTGGGTAATACTCTCATAGTAGTGGAACATGATGAAGATACCATGCGTGAGGCGGATTATCTGATTGACGTTGGTCCCGGTGCCGGTGTTTTTGGTGGGGAAATTGTTGCGGCAGGTACGCCTAAACAGGTAGCTCGTAACAGTAAGTCTATCACAGGTCAGTACTTGTCAGGGAAACGTGCCATTCCAGTACCAACAGAGCGCCGTGTTGGTAATGGTCGTTTTATCGAAGTGATAGGTGCGCGTGAGAATAACTTGCAAAATATTACTGCTCGATTCCCACTAGGAAAATTCATCGCAGTGACAGGAGTATCTGGTTCAGGGAAATCGACCCTAATCAACGGTATCCTCAAAAAAGCTATTGCCCAGAAGCTCAACCGTAATTCAGACAAGCCTGGTAAATTCAAGACCATCACAGGGATTGAGCATGTAGACCGCTTGATTGACATTGACCAAAGTCCTATCGGACGAACGCCGAGGTCCAACCCTGCTACCTATACAGGAGTTTTTGACGATATACGTGACCTTTTTGCTCAGACTAATGAAGCCAAGATTCGAGGCTACAAGAAGGGTCGTTTCAGTTTCAATGTCAAGGGTGGTCGTTGTGAAGCCTGCTCAGGTGACGGGATTATCAAGATTGAGATGCACTTCTTGCCAGATGTTTATGTGGCTTGTGAAGTCTGCCATGGAACCCGCTACAACAGTGAGACTCTAGAAGTTCATTACAAGGAAAAAAATATCTCGCAGATCTTGGATATGACCGTCAACGATGCGGTAGAATTCTTCCAACACATTCCAAAGATTCAACGCAAACTCCAGACTATCAAGGATGTAGGGCTAGGATATGTGACCTTGGGACAGCCAGCTACCACCCTTTCTGGGGGAGAAGCCCAACGTATGAAACTAGCTAGCGAACTCCACAAACGCTCAACAGGAAAATCTTTCTACATTCTGGATGAGCCGACGACAGGGCTTCATACTGAGGATATTGCTCGCTTGCTCAAGGTTTTAGCTCGCTTTGTTGACGATGGCAATACAGTTCTTGTCATTGAGCACAATCTGGATGTCATTAAGACGGCAGACCATATTATCGATTTGGGACCTGAGGGCGGTGTCGGTGGTGGAACCATCATCGCAACAGGAACTCCAGAAGAAGTAGCGGCCAACGAAGCCAGCTACACAGGACATTATTTGAAAGGAAAGTTACATCATGAATAA
- the ruvA gene encoding Holliday junction branch migration protein RuvA gives MYEYLKGIITKITAKYIVLETNGIGYILHVANPYAYSGQVNQEAQIYVHQVVREDAHLLYGFRSEDEKKLFLSLISVSGIGPVSALAIIAADDNAGLVQAIETKNITYLTKFPKIGKKTAQQMVLDLEGKVVVAGDDLPAKVAVQASAENQELEEAMEAMLALGYKATELKKIKKFFEGTTDTAENYIKSALKMLVK, from the coding sequence ATGTACGAATATTTAAAAGGAATCATTACCAAAATCACTGCCAAATACATTGTTCTTGAAACCAACGGTATCGGTTATATCCTGCATGTGGCCAATCCCTATGCTTACTCAGGTCAGGTCAATCAAGAAGCTCAGATTTATGTGCATCAAGTCGTGCGTGAGGACGCTCATCTGCTTTATGGATTTCGCTCAGAAGACGAGAAAAAGCTCTTTCTCAGTCTGATTTCGGTCTCTGGGATTGGTCCTGTATCAGCTCTTGCTATTATCGCTGCCGATGACAATGCTGGCTTGGTTCAAGCCATTGAAACCAAGAACATCACCTACTTGACCAAATTCCCTAAAATTGGAAAGAAAACAGCCCAGCAGATGGTGCTGGACTTGGAAGGCAAGGTAGTAGTTGCAGGAGATGACCTTCCTGCCAAGGTGGCAGTGCAAGCCAGCGCTGAAAACCAAGAACTGGAAGAAGCTATGGAGGCCATGCTGGCTCTGGGCTACAAGGCAACAGAACTCAAGAAAATCAAGAAATTCTTTGAAGGAACGACAGATACAGCTGAGAACTATATCAAGTCGGCCCTTAAAATGTTGGTCAAATAG
- the mgtA gene encoding magnesium-translocating P-type ATPase, with amino-acid sequence MKTTKERLATAIHTSLNETLSFYKTSLTGLTEEQVEKNRDLYGENTITKGQEDSILKKIYESIINPFTIILLVIAVISLVTNVWLAKPGQEDPTTSIIIVVLVLISGGIRFVQELRSDKAATNLSKMIVNTATVIRQGEIQEVPIDDLVVGDVVKLSAGDMIPADLLLFESRDFFVQQSGLTGESESVEKLALTKATVQQSDSLLEAEALAFMGTNVLSGSAKAVVLAVGDDTMMGAIEQTLNTYDEPTSFEREMNSISWLLIRLMLVMVPIVFLSNGLTDGDWLEAGVFALSVGVGLTPEMLPMIITASLAKGSIIMAKEKVVIKKLNAIQDLGAIDILCTDKTGTLTQDEIVLEYPLDIHGRLDLTVLRRAYLNSYFQTGLKNLMDRAIIKRTEKEAKEHALLQNLAQTFQKIDELPFDFERRRMSVIVKDEHEVVSLVTKGALEEMLTISSYAEYQGVITPLTDVIREEILAEVRQLNQQGLRVLGVAYKSGLREGHAYTVDDEGDMILTGYLAFLDPPKPSAAPAIKALLEHGVQTKILTGDNEKVTQAVCEKVGLDINQMLLGSEIDQMSDQELAQAVEEVTVFAKLSPDQKARIILQFKANGHAVGYMGDGINDAPSMKVADVGLSVDTAVDIAKETADVILLDKDLMVLEKGLVEGRKVYANMTKYIKMTVSSNFGNILSLLVSGIFLPFLPMAPVHLIILNLVYDLSCIALPFDKVDKDFLRNPHTWEAKSITRFMVWMGPISSAFDILTFILLYFIIVPMTTGQTYVHGSESAVGFIVLFQTGWFIESMWSQTMVIHMLRSAKIPFLQSRPAWLVLVTTLLAAAFVTFLPYSPLSSLLHLTPLKPIYFIFLLFIIILYMISVTIVKKIYIKKYQEWL; translated from the coding sequence ATGAAAACTACAAAAGAAAGATTAGCAACAGCTATTCATACATCTTTAAACGAAACTCTATCTTTTTATAAGACAAGTCTAACAGGCCTGACTGAGGAGCAGGTGGAGAAAAATCGTGACCTATATGGCGAAAATACCATCACAAAGGGTCAAGAAGACAGTATCCTCAAAAAGATTTACGAATCCATTATCAATCCTTTTACGATCATCTTACTGGTCATCGCCGTGATTTCCTTGGTGACCAATGTCTGGTTGGCAAAACCAGGTCAAGAAGATCCGACAACTTCCATTATCATCGTTGTCCTAGTCCTCATTTCTGGTGGCATACGCTTTGTTCAAGAACTCCGTAGTGATAAGGCTGCGACAAATCTATCAAAAATGATTGTCAACACAGCGACTGTCATTCGTCAAGGAGAAATTCAAGAAGTACCTATCGATGATTTGGTAGTGGGTGACGTGGTTAAATTAAGCGCTGGAGACATGATTCCAGCAGATCTTCTTTTATTTGAGTCGCGCGATTTCTTTGTACAACAGTCGGGCTTGACAGGTGAAAGTGAATCGGTTGAAAAATTGGCCTTGACCAAGGCAACAGTTCAACAATCTGATAGTCTGCTAGAAGCAGAAGCGCTCGCCTTTATGGGAACCAATGTCTTGTCTGGTAGTGCCAAGGCCGTGGTTTTAGCAGTTGGTGATGATACCATGATGGGAGCCATTGAGCAGACTCTAAACACCTATGATGAGCCCACTTCGTTTGAACGGGAGATGAATAGTATTTCTTGGCTCTTGATTCGCTTGATGTTGGTTATGGTTCCCATCGTTTTCTTGTCCAATGGTTTAACAGATGGTGATTGGTTAGAAGCAGGTGTATTTGCTTTGAGTGTCGGTGTTGGATTGACACCTGAGATGCTTCCTATGATTATCACGGCTAGCCTAGCAAAGGGTTCTATTATCATGGCCAAGGAAAAAGTGGTTATCAAGAAACTCAATGCCATACAGGACTTAGGGGCGATTGATATCTTGTGTACGGATAAAACCGGAACCCTCACCCAAGACGAAATTGTCCTTGAATATCCCTTGGATATCCACGGACGCTTGGATTTGACCGTCTTGAGACGAGCTTATCTCAATTCTTATTTTCAAACGGGCTTGAAAAATTTGATGGACAGAGCCATCATCAAACGGACTGAAAAGGAAGCCAAAGAACACGCCCTCTTGCAAAATCTGGCTCAAACTTTTCAAAAAATAGATGAGCTTCCCTTTGATTTTGAACGTAGACGTATGAGTGTTATCGTTAAGGATGAACACGAAGTTGTTAGTTTGGTAACCAAGGGTGCCCTAGAGGAAATGCTGACGATTTCCAGTTATGCGGAATACCAAGGAGTGATTACTCCCTTGACAGATGTTATTAGAGAAGAAATTTTAGCAGAAGTCAGACAACTAAATCAACAAGGTTTGCGTGTCTTGGGAGTGGCCTATAAGTCAGGTTTGAGGGAAGGTCATGCCTATACAGTTGATGACGAAGGGGACATGATTCTAACTGGTTATTTAGCCTTTCTAGATCCACCAAAACCATCTGCTGCACCAGCAATTAAGGCTCTGTTAGAACATGGAGTTCAAACAAAAATTTTGACGGGAGACAACGAAAAAGTTACCCAAGCAGTTTGTGAAAAGGTTGGTTTGGATATCAATCAGATGCTGTTGGGGTCCGAAATTGATCAAATGAGTGATCAAGAATTGGCTCAAGCCGTGGAGGAGGTAACAGTCTTTGCCAAACTTTCTCCTGACCAAAAAGCAAGGATTATTTTGCAATTTAAGGCTAATGGTCATGCTGTAGGCTATATGGGGGATGGAATCAATGACGCTCCTTCTATGAAAGTTGCAGATGTGGGGCTTTCTGTTGATACAGCAGTAGATATTGCCAAAGAAACAGCTGATGTTATCCTACTTGATAAGGATCTCATGGTGCTGGAAAAAGGACTTGTTGAAGGTCGTAAGGTCTATGCCAACATGACTAAATATATCAAAATGACAGTGAGTTCTAATTTTGGAAATATCTTATCCCTATTGGTCTCTGGAATCTTTTTGCCATTTTTACCAATGGCACCAGTCCATTTGATTATCCTAAATCTAGTCTATGATTTGTCTTGTATTGCCTTGCCTTTTGACAAGGTGGACAAAGATTTTTTGAGAAATCCGCATACTTGGGAAGCCAAGTCTATCACACGTTTCATGGTTTGGATGGGGCCTATCTCTTCTGCCTTTGATATTTTGACCTTCATTTTGCTTTATTTTATCATTGTACCCATGACAACAGGTCAAACCTATGTCCATGGATCAGAGTCTGCCGTAGGATTTATTGTCTTGTTTCAGACAGGTTGGTTTATCGAGTCCATGTGGTCACAGACCATGGTTATTCATATGTTGCGTTCAGCCAAAATTCCCTTTTTACAAAGTCGTCCAGCTTGGCTAGTCCTTGTGACAACTTTATTGGCTGCAGCCTTTGTGACCTTCCTTCCCTACAGTCCACTATCTAGCCTTCTCCATCTAACTCCTTTAAAACCGATTTATTTCATCTTTTTACTTTTCATCATTATTTTGTATATGATTAGCGTGACAATTGTGAAAAAAATTTATATCAAGAAATATCAAGAATGGCTGTAA
- a CDS encoding M24 family metallopeptidase, which translates to MNKRVQAFLDKMQEKELDGIIINNLKNVYYLTGFWGSNGTVFISRDRQVLVTDSRYIIAAKQETSGFEIVADRDELAVIAGIVKDMGLSRIGFEDEISVSYYHRMQAAFAGLDLLPQTQFVEGLRMIKDEAEIAAIRKACSISDQAFRDALDFIKPGKTEIEIANFLDFRMRELGASGLSFDTILASGINSSKPHAHPMHKPVELGEAITMDFGCLYDHYVSDMTRTIYLGHVSDEQAEIYNTVLKANQALIDQAKAGLGFRDFDKIPRDIIIEAGYGDYFTHGIGHGIGLDIHEEPYFSQTSTETIKAGMALTDEPGIYIEGKYGVRIEDDILITETGCELLTLAPKELIVI; encoded by the coding sequence ATGAATAAACGCGTACAAGCATTTCTAGATAAAATGCAAGAAAAAGAACTAGATGGCATCATCATCAATAACCTTAAAAACGTCTATTATTTGACTGGTTTTTGGGGCTCAAACGGAACAGTCTTTATCAGCCGTGATCGTCAGGTCTTGGTGACAGACTCTCGCTATATCATTGCAGCCAAGCAAGAAACCAGTGGCTTTGAGATTGTGGCTGACCGTGATGAATTGGCTGTCATTGCAGGCATTGTTAAGGACATGGGCTTGTCTAGAATCGGTTTTGAGGATGAGATTTCAGTATCTTATTATCATCGTATGCAGGCAGCTTTTGCAGGTTTGGACTTGCTTCCACAAACTCAGTTTGTTGAAGGTCTTCGAATGATTAAGGATGAGGCAGAGATTGCAGCGATTCGCAAGGCTTGTTCTATCTCAGACCAAGCTTTTCGCGATGCGCTTGACTTTATCAAACCAGGAAAGACTGAAATTGAGATTGCCAACTTCCTTGACTTCCGCATGCGTGAGTTGGGAGCATCTGGCTTGTCTTTTGACACAATTCTAGCTAGCGGTATCAACTCTTCCAAACCCCATGCCCATCCTATGCACAAACCAGTGGAGCTAGGAGAAGCTATTACCATGGATTTCGGCTGCCTCTATGACCACTATGTCAGTGATATGACACGGACTATCTATCTAGGACATGTTAGCGACGAGCAGGCAGAGATTTACAATACGGTTCTCAAAGCCAATCAAGCCTTGATTGACCAGGCTAAGGCTGGCTTAGGTTTCCGTGACTTTGACAAAATCCCTCGTGATATTATCATCGAGGCAGGCTATGGCGACTACTTTACCCACGGTATTGGACACGGTATTGGACTGGATATCCATGAGGAACCATACTTTAGCCAGACTTCTACAGAAACTATTAAGGCAGGTATGGCATTGACAGATGAGCCAGGTATCTATATCGAAGGCAAATATGGCGTTCGTATCGAGGATGATATCCTGATTACAGAGACAGGTTGTGAATTATTGACCCTTGCTCCAAAAGAGTTGATAGTTATTTAA